GAAGTCGCCGTTGTACTGTGGCAGGTCGATGTAGGACTTGGCCGGCATGATGGTGTGTCCGCGCGCGTCTGCCGCGAACGCGGCCTCGACGGCGTCGACGACCGCTGGCAGGTCGGCGTGTGCTTCGACCGCGTCGGGACCGAGCAACAGCGTCTGCATACTCGACGGTGGGTCGTCGGCCCACTTATACCCCACTCGCCAGTGGCGTTTTATCGCGCCGGGTCGTGCGCTCCGTATGGACGCGGGCGTCCCGACCGCCGTACTCGCGCTCTGCCTGGTCACGGCCGGGTGCACCGGGTTCGTCGGGAGCGACCCGGCCGCGTCGGAGACAGTCACGCCTGCACCGGTGCCGGAATCGCCGCCGACGGCCGTCGCCCCCGGCCTCTCCGAGGAAAGGGTGCGCGACGTGGACGCCCTCGTGCGGGCCCACGTCGCTGGCCTCTCGAACACCTCCTACACCGTCGAGCACCGCCGGACGGTCGACGACGCGACGGGGGCGCGACGCGTCGACCAGACCACCCGCGCCGAGATCAGCGCCCAGTACCGGTCGTACACGGCGGTCCGGACCATCACGGGCCCGGCGGTCACCGACCAGGTGATCCGGGCCCACTCGGAGGACCGCCGCGCCATCCAGTGGATACTTGGCGACGGGACCAACAGCAGCAGAATCGTCGCCGACGGACGCGGTATCGGCGCGCCGCCGCGACCACCCCGCGAAGCGCTGTTCTTCGAGCCGACCTACCACTCGCGCATCAGGGCGCTCTTTCTCGGGGCGAACGTGACCGCCGTCGTCCCGGTCCACACCGGCGACGCCGAGACACGCGGGACGCGCGTCGTCTGGGTCCACGCGAGCAGCGCGGCCGACCGGTCGCAGTTCCCGGTCGCCGCTGCCGACCGGGTCGGCGACGTCAGCTTCACCGCCACGGTGACGCCGTCTGGCGTCGTCCGGTCGTACGACCTCCAGTACACCGTCGTCCGCAACGAAACCACGCTCCGGGTGACGGAGTCGCTTCGCTACACAGACCTCGGCGCCACGACCGTCGACACGGACGCCGTGGGTCCTGACGGGGCGACCGGGTGAGCGCGACGGGTCGCCCGGCCGTCGTGTAATTCAGACAATCTTTTTGCCCCCGCGAGTGGTAGGCGGTACCGCGGTTGCGGGGCGACCGAGCGCGGCAGTCACCGGCGGCAGTGACACAGGCCACCCCAGCGCGACCTGCACCCGCGGCAGGGGGCCTCCCGGAATCGCCACGATGGCTGTCGGGCGACGCCAGGGAGCAGTGACACTGATGACAAACACCGATACGCCGGACCGAGCGCAGTCGACGAGCGAACAGGTAGTCAGGGCGGTTGCAGACCACCGGGGCGTCGACCCCGGCAGCCTCGAGCAGTCGCTGTACAGCGTCATCAACCCGGACGCCCTCGATGCGCTCTTCGCTCACACCACGGGAGAGTCCGGCGTGCGGCGCCTCCAGTTCCAGTACCTCGAACACGAGGTCACCGTCGAGGGCGACGGCACCGTCACGGTGACCGACTGACGGCGGCGCCGTCGCTGGGGTCGGTCGGTCACAGCGTCGGGTTCGAGCGCGGACGCCGTCGAAATAAGAGGGAGAACGTCAGTGAGCGTTCGGTGCGGCGGTCGACGGGGAAGGCTGGCATCCGCGGCCGGAGGCCGTGGTTCTCGGAATCGCCGCGGGCGAGGTCGCAGGGCGACCTCGAACGCGAACGGCAAGGCCGTGAGCACGGCGATTCCGCCTTTTTCCCCAAGTTTTTACGCGGGGGTCGAGCGCTCGCCGGAGGCGGGCGCGAGGCCCTCGCGTAAAAAGTGGGTCTACATCATGCCGCCCATGCCGCCGCCCATACCGCCCATGCCGCCACCCATGCCGCCGCCCATGCCGCCGGGGCCGCCGGGTGCGCCGCCTTCGTCGTCGTCGTCGTCGCCCT
The DNA window shown above is from Haloarcula halobia and carries:
- a CDS encoding HalOD1 output domain-containing protein — its product is MTNTDTPDRAQSTSEQVVRAVADHRGVDPGSLEQSLYSVINPDALDALFAHTTGESGVRRLQFQYLEHEVTVEGDGTVTVTD